The Candidatus Zymogenus saltonus genomic interval GCGACAGGGACGCGGTATCCTTTTCCTGGCACGGAGGGGGGCGCGGGTTCAGGACTATATTTGGATAACGGGGGCCCGCGGGAAACCGCACCCCAGCGAGCTTCCGGGCGGAGATTGCCCTATCCTAAAACCGCCTTGTTATCTATCGGCCCTGCCCCTAAAGACGGTTCCATGTTATAGGCCGGAATCATACGGGTAGGGTAATATTAAATATCCGGACGTCCCCAGATCATGGTATAATCGGCGTGGGGGCCTGAAAAAAATATGCCTCTTCCCGCCCCCCGGCCCCGGGATTACCTGCGCATAATCTCCCGGCGGGAGGCCGTGTAAAAGGGAGTGGCTGATTTTCCAACAGAAAAAGGAGTGGAGTTATCATGTCTGAAGATATTTTCCGTCAATTACAGAAGCGGCTCGACCGCTACTCTATGGGATTTCCTGAGACTAAGTCCGGCATCGAGTTGAAAATTCTTAAGTATCTGTTTTCCGAGGACGACGCGGAGATGTTCTTATCGTTGAGCCACGAGCTGGAGAGCCCCGAATCTGTGTCGTCCCGTTTTAGCCGGCCGCCGGAAGAGGTCGCCGCCCTCCTGGACGATATGGCCGAGCGGGGCCTTCTGTTTCGCCAAAAAAAGGGGGGTGCCGTCAGGTACGCCGCGATACCGTTTGTCCACGGTCTGTTCGAGTTTCAGGTGAAAAACATCGAGCGAGAATTTTCCGAGATGGTTCAACAATATTTTGAAGAGGGTTTTCACAGGGCGATCGAGAACGGCGCCGAGTATTTTCTCCGCACTGTCCCCGTTCATGAATCTGTGAAGACGGGTTACAACGTTGCGGCCTATGAAGACGCCGTGGAAATTCTACGCGGCAAGGACAAGATCGTGGTTACGGACTGCATCTGCAGAAAGAGCATGAAGATTATCGACAGGTCGTGCGACAAGCCGCTGGAAGCATGCTTCATGTTCGGCTCTATGGGGCAGTATTACCTCGACCGCAAGATGGGAAGGAAGGTCGACGTGGACGAGGCGAAGGAGATCCTGCTGAAATGCCACGAGGCCGGCCTGGTGACGCAGCCGGCAACGGCTCAAAATCCGGGCGGCATGTGCAACTGCTGCGGGGATTGCTGCGGCGTGATGCGCGCGCTGAACAGACATCCGAAACCGGCTGAAATAGTTTTTTCAAACCACTACGCGGTTGTTGACACAGGCCTCTGCACCGGGTGCGAAACCTGCATAGACCGTTGCCAGATGGAGGCCGTCACTTTAAGCGAGGGCGTTTGCGAGATCAGCCTCGACCGCTGCATCGGCTGCGGACTCTGCGTGACTACTTGCCCGGCGGGGGCCCTGGAGTTGGTTACCAAACCGGAAGAGGAGTACCGCACACCTCCAGAAAACACGTCTGAGCAGATGATGCTGATGGCTCAAAAACGGGGGCTGGTCTGATTCAAAGATTAAAAACCAGGAATTCCATTGCCAGGGAAACTTTTTGATACTATTTGAAAACCTAACAATTTAAAGTGTATCATGTTTAACGAAACGTGTTCAAAATCCCTCGGGTGGAATCGAAATTTAGAACACTGGCCAGTTTATTTGTATGTTATTTATAATATGCGAAATTGTTACAAAAATGTTACAAAAACTAGGGAATTCTAGGGCATTTCAGGGCATCCTGGAGCAAGATAGGAACACAAAAACACCCCGCAGGGGCACGCAATTAAGAATTATGCAATGATGTCAGTACTTTATCGTCTTGTCGCTATGCTTTTGGAGCAGGGGGGCGGAGGTTCAAATCCTATTGCCCCGACCATGATTATCCAACAATACTTTATATTTGTTGAACTTGCTATTCTTTCTGATTTTAAAGAATAGCAAGTGAGACTGAGTGCTAATACGATTTTCAACGAATCGAATAATTTCCGGAAGATCAGATATATCGAATCTTTTAATGGGAATCTCATGAATGAATAGCTTAATGGAGAGAGCTTTGATACACTATTGTAAGTAAAAGTATTGACAGAGAGATGGCGAAGAGAGTACGATACTCTTGCTAAATAATGTGATTGTTTATAATCCCCCAATTCCTGAAGCAATGATTCCCCGGTTTTCTGGAGCTTAAAAGGAAACATTCGCCAATAGACTAACTTAAATACTGTCCAGTTCTCGGGGGCAGGTTATAAGTAGTCGCTGACATTTTTCTTTGTTTTAGTTGTTCTACTTGTGTTTTAGCTATTAGTCAATGGCAATATCACTTCAAGAATCACAAGCGATTAATGAGATGGTTGGAACGCTATGTAGCTTCTTACCAGGTACCCCCCATCCTTATGCCTCATTCGACATTTCATTTGAGGGAATCGCTCAGAAACTTGGTCTATCTAAATATTGGATGGGCGGAAGTAAATCACCAGCGATAAATAGGCTTTTACAGGCCACGTTAGAAACAAGAAGAGACATTTTTTGTAGGTTAATATTAGAAATAGTTCAAGTGGGCATGACTTATCGGAGTAATAAGGGTGATCCGATAACGCGAGAGGAAATTGTGCAACTAAACGATCAGATAGAACGCTTAAGTTTTAAAATCCCTGAACTCTGGAATTCGAACTTCTTGGATTCGCTACCGCGCTCAGAGGAACAAGAAGAGTCTGCTGTCGAGGAAATAAATCAAGAGGTACTTCTGAAACTGAAAAACGATTTACTAAGAATAACGGAGTTAGAGGCTCAACCGCGAGGGTACGCCTTTGAAGAATTTCTTAACGAATTATTCAAAGCATATAATCTTGACCCACAGAGTTCATTTAGACTAGTAGGTGAACAGATAGATGGGAGTTTCAAATTGGTAATGACACTTATCTTGTTGAAGCGAAGTGGCAAAACAAGCAAATCGGGCAAAGTGAACTACTGAGCTTTGATAGAAAGGTTGGCGGTAAGTCTAAATGGTCTCGTGGATTGTTCATCAGTTATAACGGTTTTTCAGAAGATGGGCTTTCAGCTTTCTCAAGAGGCCGCTCAATTGGCATTATAGGTATGAATAGTAGGGACTTATTTTTCATTCTTGAAGGCAGAATGTCTTT includes:
- a CDS encoding 4Fe-4S dicluster domain-containing protein — its product is MSEDIFRQLQKRLDRYSMGFPETKSGIELKILKYLFSEDDAEMFLSLSHELESPESVSSRFSRPPEEVAALLDDMAERGLLFRQKKGGAVRYAAIPFVHGLFEFQVKNIEREFSEMVQQYFEEGFHRAIENGAEYFLRTVPVHESVKTGYNVAAYEDAVEILRGKDKIVVTDCICRKSMKIIDRSCDKPLEACFMFGSMGQYYLDRKMGRKVDVDEAKEILLKCHEAGLVTQPATAQNPGGMCNCCGDCCGVMRALNRHPKPAEIVFSNHYAVVDTGLCTGCETCIDRCQMEAVTLSEGVCEISLDRCIGCGLCVTTCPAGALELVTKPEEEYRTPPENTSEQMMLMAQKRGLV